One Oncorhynchus clarkii lewisi isolate Uvic-CL-2024 chromosome 28, UVic_Ocla_1.0, whole genome shotgun sequence genomic region harbors:
- the LOC139386546 gene encoding apoptosis regulator Bcl-2-like isoform X2, giving the protein MANDDNRCIVEKYICHKLLKMGYAWDFENAEEDADNNGSMISPPPGLARRCHGANNARPGSVPHLPKPLSQTDPLAAIHRVLREAGDELERLYQPDFAEMSHQLYLTSSMAERRFREVIDELFRDGVNWGRIVAFFEFGGTICVECVNKEMTSQVDHIAGWMTEYLNGPLHNWIQENGGWC; this is encoded by the coding sequence ATGGCAAACGACGACAACCGCTGTATAGTGGAAAAGTACATTTGTCACAAACTCTTGAAAATGGGATATGCGTGGGATTTCGAGAATGCCGAGGAAGATGCTGATAATAATGGGTCGATGATTTCTCCTCCGCCTGGTTTGGCACGGCGGTGCCACGGGGCCAATAACGCCAGACCGGGCAGCGTCCCCCATCTTCCCAAACCGCTCTCCCAAACGGACCCGCTTGCAGCTATTCACAGAGTTTTGCGTGAGGCCGGGGACGAACTCGAACGCCTGTACCAGCCCGACTTTGCGGAGATGTCACACCAATTGTATCTCACGTCTTCTATGGCAGAAAGGAGATTCAGAGAGGTGATAGACGAGCTGTTCAGGGACGGGGTTAACTGGGGACGAATTGTCGCCTTCTTCGAGTTCGGTGGCACAATATGTGTGGAATGCGTGAACAAGGAAATGACGTCGCAGGTTGACCACATCGCTGGGTGGATGACGGAGTATCTAAATGGACCGCTGCACAACTGGATTCAAGAGAACGGGGGATGG